TATTATATGATATTGTGTTGGGTTAAATGGTTTCTCCGTCCATTCTCAAACAACTAATCGAATATTATTTTTCAACACGCACGTACTCATGATTTGACAAATTGTGGACTTCTTCATTTGCAAAATatatttcaaatatttaaacCTACGTTAGGTAGGTTGAACCGAAGGTTAGGTTGAATTTTGAAAGTGGTGATTTTACTTTATCAAATATAGAAGTATTTAAAAACGCTTAATTAGCTTTCTTCATGTAATTAAAAGCTTTGAGTAGAAGACATTGTATATGGGTGCAGTAGTATGCTAGTGTTTCAACGTGCATGACAGCTGATGAGGGTGTTTCAAGAAAATGGGGCAATGGATGTTTGGCATGTTTTCTAAAAATCAAGTAAATATGTTAGGTAGACTAATTTTTTAGACCGAATTTACAGATTATGGGATGTTtcattaataagaaataaacatgttaatcaacacttaaataataatcaaattattaaCAACTAtgtcatataatttacaaaatttgatttaaatagtTGATTTCCTTAGCATCGTCCAAAAGTTCATGAGTAAAATAAGTTATCTTTAAGAGGAATATTATCAATTGATTAGATGGGGTTATCATATTGTCTCCCAAAATTCCATCTCCAGAATCTTCACATGTAAcaacaaagaaaaggaaaactgTACCACTTATTCAAAAATTAGGTTCAATGGATTCTAACCTAATTTCAAGTAATTCATCACTTGCTTAAAAAAGTAATCAGTAATGTGATGAGTAAGTTTGATTAAAATAGCAGCATTATGTATATGTTAATGGCAAACGCAAACTTTGTAGTACTAGTTTTATTTTCTCGATGGTTTTGTACAGCTTTGGAGAGCTATATACATGAGGATTTTTTCTCACTCTAATAATATGTagaaccaaaataaataaaaaattgtttaaagtccagaaaaaaatattgtagaacctaaataaatacaaattatgAAAAGGGGACCCGTATTTGCCAGACCTTAATATAACAATCCAAGCTGCCActataaacaaaataagaatcacCAGAATAATCAGAATCAGTATTATCGACAGCTGCAGTCAAACACTTCACCGGCCGCCTGTGACCTTCCAACACAGCCAAACAGCAATAACTCCTGTTACGATAATCGCCAACTAGCCCTGACGATAATCTCCTCCAAACCCTAACACTATAATCTGCCGACCCACTACACACCAAATCTGCCACCACCGACAAACACAATACCGCCTTTGTGTGTCCCCTCAACGCACCCACCACCACCATGTCCCCCCCACCGCCGTCCGCACCACCATCTCTTTCCCAAACCAAAATCGACCGGTCGCAGGCACCGGAGTACAGCACGGACCCGTCGGTGTTAAAAGCCAAGGCATTCACAGCTGACTTGTGCTTCTCTAGAATTCCAACAAACCTTACTGACATTGACTTGTCTTTCTTCCACGTCCACACCTTTATTTTCTTATCCGCGGAGCCCGTGTATACAAACGTTCCATCACGTGATAAAGTTACGGCGTTGATGGCGTCGTCGTGGGCGTTGCTCACCGACTCCAAGCATTTAAAATCGGAAGTCCGCCATATTTTGAGTGTCCGGTCCCATGAAACGGAGTAGAGAAACGACCCGTCGTTGGATATGGCTAGAGCGGAGACGGTGTCGACGTGGTGCACCCAGGTGTACTTCTTGTGGCGCCGGATTTGCACGTAGTTCTTGGGGAAAAAGAATCTTGTGGCACGGTCATTTAGAGTTGGGAGTGTGGCTAtacattttagtttttcatGCGTGTCGGTCGTGTTGATTTTCCAGACTCGGATTTTATGGTCTTGGTGAGCACT
This Pyrus communis chromosome 6, drPyrComm1.1, whole genome shotgun sequence DNA region includes the following protein-coding sequences:
- the LOC137738307 gene encoding protein JINGUBANG-like, giving the protein MGLVPFPLPCHTKESTEESLTSSSTTSGLHSVSSTSSSLSSQPSLPSVPSLTPSKSNQLEVLRSPSVHHHCIATLQSQSYICTLALSGNFLYSGSSDGRITAWSSILSHPSNPQYNKVVATPSTVKSLVVVGSGDDRNKLLFSAHQDHKIRVWKINTTDTHEKLKCIATLPTLNDRATRFFFPKNYVQIRRHKKYTWVHHVDTVSALAISNDGSFLYSVSWDRTLKIWRTSDFKCLESVSNAHDDAINAVTLSRDGTFVYTGSADKKIKVWTWKKDKSMSVRFVGILEKHKSAVNALAFNTDGSVLYSGACDRSILVWERDGGADGGGGDMVVVGALRGHTKAVLCLSVVADLVCSGSADYSVRVWRRLSSGLVGDYRNRSYCCLAVLEGHRRPVKCLTAAVDNTDSDYSGDSYFVYSGSLDCYIKVWQIRVPFS